The following coding sequences are from one Sphingomonadaceae bacterium OTU29LAMAA1 window:
- the kdpF gene encoding K(+)-transporting ATPase subunit F — translation MTLDLWLAALTAFGLLIYLVAVLIRPERF, via the coding sequence ATGACCCTCGACCTGTGGCTCGCGGCGCTGACCGCGTTCGGCCTGCTCATCTATCTGGTGGCGGTCCTTATCCGTCCCGAACGCTTCTGA
- the kdpA gene encoding potassium-transporting ATPase subunit KdpA produces the protein MTFQGWFLILGFVAILLVLTKPVGMWLFALYEGRRTPLHAILGPVEAGFYRLAGIDPSQEQGWRRYAVHMLAFNAALMAFTYAVLRLQGVLPGNPQGLAGLSPHLAFNTAISFTTNTNWQSYGGEATMSNLSQMLGLTIHNFLSAATGIALAFALFRGFARREAKAIGNFWADATRVTLYLLLPISVVYATFLIASGVPQTLAGVVDVQTLEGAKQSLLLGPVASQEAIKMLGTNGGGFFNANSAHPFENPTALTNLVQMLSIFLIGFGLTWTFGKAVGNTRQGWAILSAMVILFLAGVTVTYAQEAAGNPVLHHLGVAGGNMEGKEVRFGIAASALFAVVTTAASCGAVNAMHDSFTALGGMIPLFNIQLGEVVIGGVGAGIYGFLLFAILAVFVAGLMVGRTPEYVGKKIEAREVKLAVLAIAVLPLMILGLTALSSVLQQGLAGPLNKGPHGFSEILYAFTSAVGNNGSAFAGLTANTPWYNGLLGLAMWVGRFFIIVPMLAIAGSLAAKKYTPENAGSFPTTGGLWVGLLVGIVLILGGLTFLPSLALGPIADHLAMISGTLS, from the coding sequence ATGACATTCCAGGGCTGGTTCCTGATCCTCGGCTTCGTCGCCATCCTGCTCGTGCTGACCAAGCCGGTGGGGATGTGGCTGTTCGCACTTTACGAAGGACGCCGCACGCCGCTCCACGCCATCCTTGGCCCGGTCGAGGCCGGCTTCTACCGGCTCGCCGGCATCGACCCTTCGCAAGAGCAGGGTTGGCGGCGCTACGCCGTGCATATGCTGGCGTTCAACGCGGCGCTGATGGCGTTCACCTATGCGGTGCTGCGGTTGCAGGGCGTGCTGCCGGGCAATCCACAGGGGCTGGCGGGGCTGTCGCCGCATCTGGCCTTCAACACCGCGATCAGCTTCACCACCAACACCAACTGGCAGAGTTATGGCGGGGAAGCGACGATGTCGAACCTGTCGCAGATGCTCGGCCTGACCATCCACAACTTCCTGTCAGCGGCGACCGGCATCGCCTTGGCGTTCGCGCTGTTCCGCGGGTTCGCGCGGCGCGAGGCGAAGGCGATCGGCAATTTCTGGGCGGACGCGACGCGCGTGACGCTGTACCTGCTGCTGCCGATCAGCGTGGTCTATGCGACATTCCTGATCGCCAGCGGCGTGCCCCAGACGCTTGCGGGCGTGGTCGATGTGCAGACGCTGGAAGGCGCGAAACAGTCGCTGTTGCTCGGCCCGGTCGCCAGTCAGGAGGCGATCAAGATGCTCGGCACCAATGGTGGCGGCTTCTTCAACGCCAACAGCGCGCATCCGTTCGAGAACCCGACCGCGCTGACCAATCTGGTGCAGATGCTGTCGATCTTCCTCATCGGCTTCGGCCTGACGTGGACGTTCGGCAAGGCGGTCGGCAACACGCGGCAGGGTTGGGCGATCCTGTCGGCGATGGTGATCCTGTTCCTCGCCGGCGTCACCGTGACGTACGCCCAAGAGGCGGCGGGCAACCCCGTGCTGCATCATCTGGGCGTGGCGGGCGGCAACATGGAGGGCAAGGAGGTGCGCTTCGGCATCGCCGCCTCCGCGTTGTTCGCGGTCGTCACCACCGCCGCATCGTGTGGCGCGGTCAATGCGATGCACGACAGCTTCACCGCGCTGGGCGGGATGATCCCGTTGTTCAACATCCAGCTGGGCGAGGTCGTGATCGGCGGCGTCGGGGCGGGCATCTACGGCTTCCTGCTGTTCGCCATCCTCGCGGTGTTCGTCGCCGGGCTGATGGTGGGTCGCACGCCGGAATATGTCGGCAAGAAGATCGAGGCGCGCGAGGTGAAGCTCGCGGTGCTCGCCATCGCCGTGCTGCCGCTGATGATCCTCGGTCTGACCGCCTTGTCGTCGGTGCTGCAACAGGGGCTGGCCGGGCCGCTCAACAAGGGGCCGCACGGGTTCAGCGAGATCCTGTACGCCTTCACCAGCGCGGTCGGGAACAACGGCTCCGCCTTCGCCGGGCTGACCGCGAATACGCCCTGGTACAACGGGCTGCTGGGGCTGGCGATGTGGGTCGGGCGGTTCTTCATCATCGTGCCGATGCTGGCGATCGCGGGTAGCCTCGCCGCCAAGAAGTACACGCCGGAAAACGCCGGGTCGTTCCCGACCACTGGCGGGCTGTGGGTCGGGCTGCTGGTCGGCATCGTGCTGATCCTGGGCGGTCTTACCTTCCTGCCGAGCCTCGCGCTTGGCCCTATCGCCGATCATCTTGCGATGATCAGCGGCACCTTATCCTGA
- a CDS encoding ThuA domain-containing protein — translation MHGIALALTILAGIAMGPANALPSASDDAATIRPKRLLIIADHSTGNQTAHASASHAVAVIERLGRETGAYVTTIRTDVKLVTRGEVWGKGAYAKGGPRASRAETLDRYDAVLFYTNGETDLTDDQKRDLLGFIGVEGKGFVGVHSATATAYAWPGYAEMLGGVFDNHPWKVASARIIVERPDAPAMKGWTTGMTIVDEHYQMRAIGYSRGTVDVLARLDPRSLDLSVPGVHRKDLDFPVVWMKRSGRGRVFYSTLGHTDASWDDPRIQSMYYQGILWALGSTTQDVRPHPK, via the coding sequence GTGCACGGAATCGCACTGGCTCTGACGATCCTGGCGGGCATCGCCATGGGGCCGGCCAACGCCCTCCCCTCCGCATCCGACGACGCTGCGACGATCAGGCCCAAGCGGCTGCTGATCATCGCCGATCACTCGACCGGCAACCAGACCGCGCACGCATCCGCCAGCCATGCGGTCGCGGTGATCGAGCGGCTGGGACGGGAAACGGGCGCGTACGTCACGACGATCCGCACCGATGTGAAACTCGTCACCCGGGGCGAGGTCTGGGGCAAGGGTGCCTATGCGAAAGGTGGTCCCCGCGCGTCACGGGCGGAGACGCTCGACCGCTACGACGCGGTCTTATTCTACACCAATGGCGAGACAGACCTGACCGACGACCAGAAGCGCGACCTGCTGGGCTTTATCGGCGTCGAGGGGAAGGGGTTCGTCGGGGTCCACTCGGCTACCGCTACCGCGTATGCATGGCCGGGCTATGCCGAGATGCTCGGCGGCGTGTTCGACAACCATCCATGGAAGGTCGCGTCGGCACGGATCATCGTCGAACGGCCGGACGCGCCGGCGATGAAAGGCTGGACGACGGGCATGACGATCGTCGACGAGCATTACCAGATGCGCGCGATCGGCTATTCGCGCGGCACGGTCGATGTCCTCGCCCGCCTCGATCCGCGCAGCCTCGATCTGTCGGTGCCGGGCGTACACCGCAAGGATCTCGACTTCCCGGTCGTCTGGATGAAGCGATCGGGCCGCGGCCGCGTCTTCTACTCCACGCTCGGTCACACCGATGCGAGCTGGGACGATCCGCGCATCCAGTCGATGTATTATCAGGGCATCCTGTGGGCGCTTGGATCGACGACGCAGGATGTCCGGCCGCACCCGAAGTGA
- the kdpB gene encoding potassium-transporting ATPase subunit KdpB, producing MATSKVKSLFTADLVVPAIKASFVKLNPAELIRNPVMFVTAVVAALMTVLLVIGHDGLTTGFKLQLVVWLWLTVLFGTFAEALAEGRGKAQAASLRATKAELTAKRLTGDGREHETVPASALKVGDIVLVETNDLIPSDGEVVSGVASVNEAAITGESAPVIREAGGDRSAVTAGTRVISDEIRVKVTVMPGQGFLDRMIALVEGAERQKTPNEVALTLLLVGLTIIFLIAVATIPGFTAYAGGSIPVAMLAALLITLIPTTIAALLSAIGIAGMDRLVRFNVLAKSGRAVEAAGDIDVLLLDKTGTITIGDRQASEFRSVGGATDAEMAEAALIASLADETPEGRSIVVLARDRFGVRTTALPAGAEVIPFTAQTRISGVQTPDMLVQKGAVDSILKANPGVGETAAATELRRITDEISRAGGTPLAVAKNGRLLGAIFLKDVVKAGIRERFGELRQMGIRTVMITGDNPLTAAAIAAEAGVDDFLAQASPEDKLALIRKEQQGGKLVAMCGDGTNDAPALAQADVGVAMNTGTQAAREAGNMVDLDSDPTKLIEVVGLGKQLLMTRGALTTFSVANDVAKYFAIIPAMFVALYPGLGVLNVMALGSPQSAILSAIIFNAIIIPLLVPLALKGVTYKPMGAGPLLARNLAVYGLGGLVAPFVGIKLIDLLVGGIGLA from the coding sequence ATGGCAACCAGCAAAGTAAAAAGCCTGTTCACCGCCGACCTCGTCGTGCCGGCGATCAAGGCCTCCTTCGTCAAGCTCAACCCGGCGGAGCTGATCCGCAACCCGGTTATGTTCGTCACCGCGGTCGTCGCCGCGCTGATGACCGTGCTGCTCGTCATCGGCCATGACGGGCTGACCACCGGCTTCAAGCTGCAACTCGTCGTCTGGCTGTGGCTGACCGTCCTGTTCGGCACCTTCGCCGAGGCGCTCGCAGAAGGGCGCGGCAAGGCGCAGGCGGCATCGCTGCGCGCCACCAAGGCGGAGCTGACCGCCAAGCGCCTGACGGGCGACGGCCGCGAGCATGAGACTGTGCCGGCCAGCGCGCTGAAGGTCGGCGACATCGTTCTGGTCGAGACCAACGACCTGATCCCGTCGGATGGCGAAGTCGTCTCGGGCGTCGCTTCGGTCAACGAGGCGGCGATCACCGGGGAAAGCGCGCCGGTAATCCGCGAAGCGGGCGGCGATCGGTCGGCGGTGACCGCCGGCACACGGGTCATCTCTGACGAAATCCGCGTCAAGGTGACGGTCATGCCGGGCCAGGGTTTCCTCGACCGTATGATCGCGCTCGTGGAAGGCGCCGAGCGGCAGAAGACACCGAACGAGGTCGCGCTGACGCTGCTGCTGGTCGGGCTGACGATCATCTTCCTGATCGCGGTCGCCACCATCCCCGGCTTCACCGCCTATGCCGGCGGATCGATCCCGGTCGCGATGCTCGCGGCGCTGCTCATTACGCTGATCCCGACCACCATCGCCGCGTTGCTGTCGGCGATCGGCATCGCGGGCATGGACCGGTTGGTGCGCTTCAACGTCCTCGCCAAGTCGGGTCGCGCGGTCGAGGCGGCAGGCGATATCGACGTGCTGCTGCTCGACAAGACCGGCACGATCACGATCGGCGACCGGCAGGCGAGCGAGTTCCGCAGCGTCGGCGGCGCGACCGATGCCGAAATGGCGGAGGCGGCGCTGATCGCCAGCCTCGCGGACGAGACGCCGGAAGGGCGCTCGATCGTCGTCCTCGCCCGCGATCGGTTCGGCGTGCGCACGACCGCGTTGCCGGCGGGTGCCGAGGTCATCCCGTTCACCGCGCAGACCCGGATATCGGGCGTGCAGACGCCGGACATGCTGGTGCAGAAGGGCGCGGTGGATTCGATCCTGAAGGCCAACCCCGGCGTCGGCGAAACCGCTGCGGCGACCGAGCTTCGCCGCATCACCGACGAGATTTCGCGTGCTGGCGGCACCCCGCTGGCGGTCGCCAAGAATGGCCGCCTGCTCGGCGCGATCTTCCTCAAGGACGTGGTCAAGGCAGGCATCCGCGAACGCTTCGGCGAATTGCGGCAGATGGGCATCCGTACGGTGATGATCACCGGCGACAACCCGCTGACCGCCGCCGCGATCGCCGCCGAGGCGGGCGTCGACGACTTCCTCGCGCAAGCCAGTCCCGAGGACAAGCTGGCGCTGATCCGCAAGGAACAGCAGGGCGGCAAGCTGGTCGCGATGTGCGGCGACGGCACCAACGACGCACCTGCTTTGGCGCAGGCGGATGTCGGCGTGGCGATGAACACCGGGACGCAGGCTGCGCGCGAAGCGGGCAACATGGTCGACCTCGACAGCGACCCGACCAAGCTGATCGAGGTTGTCGGCCTCGGCAAGCAGCTGCTGATGACGCGCGGGGCGCTGACCACCTTCTCGGTCGCCAACGACGTAGCGAAGTATTTCGCGATCATCCCGGCGATGTTCGTCGCGCTCTATCCGGGATTGGGCGTGCTCAACGTCATGGCGCTTGGCAGCCCGCAGAGCGCGATCCTGTCGGCGATCATCTTCAACGCGATCATCATCCCGCTGCTGGTGCCGCTGGCGCTGAAGGGTGTGACCTACAAGCCGATGGGCGCGGGGCCGCTGCTGGCCCGCAACCTCGCCGTCTACGGTCTCGGCGGACTCGTTGCGCCGTTCGTCGGCATCAAGCTCATCGACCTGCTCGTCGGTGGCATCGGCCTCGCATAA
- a CDS encoding TorF family putative porin, with the protein MKLTPSLIAVALSGVTAAAQAQATPEDKANGETAPPPAITVSGSASIASDYRFRGVSQSDRAMAVQGGITVAHDTGFYIGTWASSLAGWGTFGGANMELDLIGGYKAKLSDHATLDVGLTWYMYPGGADKTDFAEPYAKLTGTAGPATLTAGVAYAPEQQAIGKWYRTGASAAAGIYDRPGAKDDNLYLWGDGAVAVAGTPFTAKAHVGHSRGQDGLGPNATALAPTGAYWDWSLGADATWRNLTLNVSYVDTDISATDAAYLQPSFSKGQDGTGTIAGSTALVSLTATF; encoded by the coding sequence ATGAAGCTTACACCATCGCTTATCGCCGTTGCATTGTCTGGCGTCACTGCGGCCGCGCAGGCGCAAGCGACGCCGGAGGACAAGGCAAATGGTGAAACGGCACCACCGCCTGCGATCACCGTCAGCGGATCGGCATCGATCGCCTCCGACTATCGCTTCCGTGGCGTCTCGCAGTCCGATCGGGCGATGGCCGTGCAGGGCGGTATCACCGTCGCGCATGACACCGGGTTCTACATCGGCACCTGGGCGTCCAGCCTTGCCGGTTGGGGCACCTTCGGTGGCGCCAACATGGAACTCGACCTGATCGGCGGCTACAAGGCGAAGCTTTCCGACCATGCGACGCTCGATGTCGGCCTGACCTGGTACATGTATCCCGGCGGCGCGGACAAGACCGACTTCGCCGAACCCTATGCGAAGCTGACCGGCACCGCGGGACCGGCGACGCTGACCGCCGGCGTCGCCTATGCACCCGAGCAGCAGGCGATCGGCAAATGGTATCGCACCGGCGCGTCCGCCGCGGCCGGTATCTACGACCGGCCCGGTGCGAAGGACGACAATCTGTACCTGTGGGGTGACGGCGCGGTCGCGGTCGCGGGCACGCCGTTCACCGCGAAGGCGCATGTCGGGCATAGCCGGGGGCAGGACGGGCTTGGTCCGAACGCCACCGCGTTGGCGCCGACGGGGGCGTATTGGGACTGGTCGCTCGGCGCGGATGCGACGTGGCGCAACCTGACGCTCAACGTCTCGTACGTCGACACGGACATTTCCGCGACGGACGCCGCCTATCTGCAGCCGAGCTTCAGCAAGGGGCAGGACGGCACCGGCACGATCGCCGGCAGCACCGCACTCGTCTCGCTCACCGCCACCTTCTGA
- a CDS encoding polysaccharide lyase family 7 protein → MTMSILGPRPHLRLIGALALFGIPSLTAPLWAADSCSGTAPFDFASQWDAVFANTLQWQYPETSACLTASNGLGSRKLDGKLYQKDGQLYFSTDSGPLKRSELRSKGITSSTATMSGQVFIRTSTSDKKFTVAQLLNSAPSSNPNSSGSDPIIRLEIDGGALDIVYYTRNGSSSIAQNNVLTSINDGSSFTFEIRQYKSSSSNFDIEVIVNGNTALSRRTVSGYDDNKGYFKAGCYVNSGGGSGCRSSFSRLSFNL, encoded by the coding sequence ATGACCATGAGCATTCTTGGACCACGGCCACACCTGCGCCTGATCGGAGCGCTGGCGCTGTTCGGCATCCCGAGCCTTACCGCACCCTTGTGGGCGGCGGACAGCTGTTCCGGCACCGCGCCGTTCGACTTCGCATCGCAATGGGATGCGGTGTTCGCCAACACGCTGCAATGGCAGTATCCGGAAACCAGCGCGTGCCTCACGGCCTCGAACGGCCTCGGCAGCCGCAAGCTCGACGGCAAGCTCTACCAGAAAGACGGGCAGCTGTACTTCAGCACCGACAGCGGCCCGCTCAAGCGTTCGGAACTGCGCAGCAAGGGTATCACCAGCAGCACCGCGACGATGTCCGGTCAGGTCTTCATCCGCACCAGCACCAGCGACAAGAAGTTCACGGTCGCCCAGCTGCTGAATTCGGCGCCCTCATCCAACCCCAACAGCAGCGGCTCCGACCCGATCATCCGGCTCGAGATCGACGGCGGCGCCCTCGACATCGTCTATTACACGCGGAACGGATCGAGTTCGATCGCGCAGAACAACGTGCTCACCAGCATCAACGACGGCAGCAGCTTCACCTTCGAAATCCGGCAGTACAAGAGCTCGTCGTCGAACTTCGACATCGAGGTGATCGTGAACGGCAACACCGCGCTCTCGCGGCGCACCGTCTCCGGCTACGACGACAACAAGGGCTACTTCAAGGCCGGCTGCTATGTGAACAGCGGTGGTGGCAGCGGCTGCCGGTCGTCGTTCAGCCGGTTGAGCTTCAACCTGTGA
- the kdpC gene encoding potassium-transporting ATPase subunit KdpC translates to MGKDFTSALRPAIVMTILFAALLGIVYPLAMTGIGQTIFPAQANGSLGRANGTVIGSTVVGQAFTTDRYFQTRPSAAGKGYDGLASSGSNLGPASRALVDRIRPDVARWQAEGVTGALPADLVTASGSGLDPDLSPAAALAQAPRIARVRGMPVDAVRGIVTRSTESSILGEPHVNVLAINRALDAAAP, encoded by the coding sequence ATGGGCAAAGACTTCACTTCCGCGCTCCGGCCCGCGATCGTCATGACGATCCTGTTCGCCGCACTGCTCGGGATCGTGTATCCGCTGGCGATGACCGGCATCGGGCAGACGATCTTCCCCGCGCAGGCGAATGGCAGCCTGGGGCGCGCGAACGGCACGGTGATCGGCTCGACCGTCGTCGGTCAGGCCTTCACCACCGACCGCTACTTCCAGACCCGGCCATCTGCGGCGGGCAAGGGCTATGACGGCCTCGCCTCCTCGGGATCGAACCTCGGTCCCGCGTCCCGCGCGCTGGTCGACCGGATCAGGCCCGATGTCGCCAGATGGCAGGCGGAGGGGGTGACCGGCGCGCTCCCCGCCGATCTCGTCACCGCCAGCGGCTCCGGCCTCGATCCCGACCTGTCGCCGGCAGCCGCCCTGGCGCAGGCGCCCCGCATCGCGCGCGTCCGCGGGATGCCGGTCGACGCCGTCCGCGGGATCGTCACCCGGTCGACCGAAAGCTCCATCCTCGGCGAGCCGCACGTCAACGTGCTGGCCATCAACCGCGCCCTGGACGCCGCTGCCCCCTGA
- a CDS encoding alginate lyase family protein, with amino-acid sequence MNQIFRMLATGAVAIATPLSGHALLPATGALPASVAAPVLTRAKAVLARPPGAIPRLHTEGTLPGKGIREISLKAKEDQPLILALAMAYRQTGDRAYLAQTERYLTAWADIYQPSFNPIDETGFDSLMLANDLVERDLSPAAAKALDRFWRALAAGYLDAMDGTPKNAVTNWQSHRVKLATLAAYRVGDAALIARARAAFRRQIAANVRPDGSVFDFHQRDALHYVTYDLDPLLMAALAARAHGEDWFAWRAASGASLEKAVDWLAPYADGRKVHIEFARSKIQFDRDRAAAGQSEYAPHPWNPANAVNTYALAAMVEPRFAPLRDDLAKRTGRSPAPWTTYAVR; translated from the coding sequence ATGAACCAGATCTTCCGAATGCTCGCCACCGGAGCGGTTGCGATCGCGACGCCGCTGTCGGGCCATGCGCTATTGCCGGCGACGGGTGCGCTGCCGGCATCGGTGGCGGCGCCCGTCCTGACTCGCGCCAAGGCGGTGCTCGCACGCCCACCGGGCGCGATTCCCAGGCTGCACACCGAAGGGACACTGCCCGGCAAGGGCATTCGCGAGATCAGCCTGAAGGCGAAGGAGGACCAGCCACTGATCCTCGCCCTCGCCATGGCCTATCGCCAGACCGGCGACCGTGCTTATCTGGCGCAGACCGAGCGCTATCTCACCGCCTGGGCGGACATCTACCAGCCGTCGTTCAATCCGATCGACGAGACGGGGTTCGACAGCCTGATGCTCGCCAACGATCTGGTCGAGCGCGACCTTTCGCCGGCGGCGGCGAAGGCGCTCGATCGCTTCTGGCGCGCTCTGGCGGCGGGATACCTCGATGCGATGGACGGCACGCCGAAGAATGCGGTCACCAACTGGCAGAGCCATCGCGTGAAGCTCGCGACGCTCGCCGCCTACAGGGTCGGCGATGCGGCCCTCATCGCCCGTGCGCGTGCCGCGTTCCGGCGCCAGATTGCGGCGAACGTGCGGCCGGATGGCAGCGTATTCGACTTCCACCAACGCGACGCATTGCATTACGTGACTTACGACCTCGACCCGCTGCTGATGGCCGCGCTCGCCGCCCGGGCACATGGGGAGGATTGGTTCGCATGGCGGGCGGCGAGTGGTGCAAGCCTTGAGAAGGCCGTCGACTGGCTCGCGCCCTATGCCGATGGCCGCAAGGTCCATATCGAGTTCGCCCGTTCGAAAATCCAGTTCGACCGCGACCGTGCCGCCGCGGGTCAGTCCGAATATGCGCCGCATCCGTGGAACCCGGCGAATGCGGTGAACACCTATGCGCTCGCAGCGATGGTCGAACCGCGCTTCGCCCCGCTGCGGGACGATCTGGCGAAGCGCACCGGCCGATCCCCCGCGCCATGGACGACCTACGCCGTCCGATGA